A window of Nicotiana sylvestris chromosome 8, ASM39365v2, whole genome shotgun sequence genomic DNA:
AATTTTTTAATTAGGGGTAAAATCTATAAAGGTGTCGTTATTTTTAACAAAGTAACAAAGAATAAATTCGAATGGAGGGAATAGTACGTAACAAGATGATACAGAAATAGTCACACCTGAAATTGACACGTTGAGAAGAAGCAACATCAATAGTGGACCGAACAAAGAAGACTCCATCAGGGGGAAAAGTAATAACATTATTAAGAGTCCCTTTTTCAACATCAATAACTTGGAGAACATCACCAGCTTTAGTACCAAAAAAGGGAGCAGCAGTTTTAATAATATAAAGTTGCTCTTTCTCCGTAGTCCAAAGCAAACGCCAGGTGGCCGAAAGGGATGCGTCAGTGGTGACAGTGTCACGTCCGATAGCGGCTAAATCGTCAATTGCTTTGATTATTTCAGAGAGTTTTTGCGGGTCGGATTGAGTCTTGAGGCCACGTTCTTGGTCAGAGATAAGGCGGAGGAGATTGTCCTTGGCGGAGAGGGATTGAGATGTGAGGGAGGAACAATGGATTTTGTAAGATTTGGGGTTGGAAGGGAAGTGCATAAAGGAAGTACGAGTGGCGGGAAGGGAGAAGCAGGTTGCCATTTTTGCAGTACAGCTGATGAGGTGTACGGGGAAGAAACAAGTGGCACTTGTGAATTTGTGTGTGTTACTGTGTGTGTTGAGGTGTGAACTTGGGTTTTACTTTTTTAGAGGGAAATGGTGAACAAATTCAAGTAGTTCCTGAACTTatattcctctttttcttctttgttttttttttttggtggcatttcttggtttaaaaagGCCCTTACTAGTTGAAAATATTTAATTATTCTTAGATGATATGAAATATATGTTCCTCTATCATTATATTATAAGTAATTTATTATATCAGAAcgatctatatctatattatattaaaatgagGGTAGTTTGCAATATGGTTGTGCCAAGTGGCGTCTTTAGAATAAGACACATagtaaaacaagacaaaataaataAGAATTTCGGAAAGACTTAGGATAAAGTTAAAAGGATAAGAAGAAAATATAATGCATTAATTTTGTATTACATTCGAAGATTTGGAAAATCTTCATTTTTAATTGGACTAATAAATGCCTAAAATTATGGGATATTGTAAATCCTATTTAAAACTACTTTATCGCTTTAATTTTAGTCATTTAAAAGGGTTATTTGCAAGAAATATATATTTGAAAGGGTAACACCGAAAGAATTTTATTTGAAGCCTATGTGTTTTTTCTTATTTGACATTGAGTTTTTGTAATATTGTTAACTTCTCGGAAAATCAAAAAATTTATAAACCAAATTCCAAGAGAATATGTgtgtgtgcatatatatatatatatatatatatatatatatatatatatatatatatatatatgtgtgtgtgtgtgtgtgtgtgtataaatTATTACAAGAAAAAAACCACAGTAATCTATAATATATTGTAATGAAAGTAGTGGACAAGGTTACAAATAATTTTAAGTTATGGGTAATGCAATACGgacaagaaattaaaagaaaaagagaaaatatatatataaataaataatttgaATGTAGAAATATATGGAAGGATAAGACTTATTTGATTTTTGAGaagagagtatatatatatatatatatatatatatatatatatatatatatatatatatatatatatatatatatatatatatatttggaagGATAAGACTCGAGTATTTGATTCTTGAGAAGAGAaagtattttaaataataatgaataaaatttacattgtggttaagccaaatgacaaactactataaaatcacttggcaatttaggataatattaatactaatactaatttaaattaattttttttgaatctaaatgaaaagaaaatgaatatttttgtaaagataTTGTCTACCCTAtcttaattaataaaattaaaaaaaaaattaagttgaAAGATAAAAACAACGCCTCTATCTTAATTAATCATAAAGATAAGAACAATAGAATAaaagtaaatatttttttttactaatTTAGACAAATCTATAAAGGATTAAGACGGATTAGATTTGATCAAATTTAATTTATGGGAAAAATCAATGACAATATAATAATATTATTTAATAAATAATGTTGTAACCATAAGCAaagcaaaaatgaaaaaaaatgtgtaaaaaatatatatatgagaataagagttatttgaatttgagatgaaaaacaaagtaattttaagaattttgttaaaataatatgatttAATGTGGTCAAAGAAGACACATCACAACATGACATATTCAGTATTATTTAATATTGATACCAAAACAAAATGCAAGTACTAAAATCTAGGAGTTcggttgttatatatatatatatatatatatatatatagactatGAGATTTGAAAAATTTCTgcttttttattaatatttatttaatgATTATATATAACTTTTATCTAAAAGATtaatattttaaagttatttgcACATAAATTAAATAACTCAAATCATAGGTTtgtgtccgcgcatcgcgcgAGTATTAATACTAGTTAGTTTATAATTATTAGTTACTTACTAATTTAGTTGTTATTGACATACACATGTATACGATTACCTTTTAAGTGATAGATATTTCTTGTGCAGGTATTTGCAAACAATATTTATAAAAGATTTGGCTTCTTAAAAACTCTTATCACTAATTCTGTCAAAAAATGTTTCCATTTTGATCAAATACAGTAGGAAAGTACGTTGAATCTTTAAATTTGCAATATGAAAAATTTAATCAAATATAAAAAACTATATAAAAAAAGGGTAGAAATAGATCAAAATTTGAAGAAACGCCAAAAATTGTACCTCCAAATATtcatgttaattttttttttcaatttatgtTTATTTGATAGAGATTAAAAGTATTTATTTTCGACAAACTTAAATGGTCAAAATTGCTCTACCCCAAATTTAATGGACCATTTTTGTCATTTTCCTCGTACAAAAAAACCCATAAACACAATGAAATTAGAAATCCTCAACCCCTTAAACCCTTGTGCTATAGAATTCTTCCGATTCAATTGTATCAAATGGCTTCAATTTGCCGATGCATCGGAAACAGAGCATCATCATCCGCGAAATACGCCATTAGAAAACCTTCAAAGTCATCTCAAGCTTCTCCTTGTTTTTCTGGATGGTAAATCATCTTCTGCACTTCCTTCTTCCTCACCATCCTTCAGCAGCAAGCTTAAGTAATTCTTGttacaattagtctctttaatgcatttctcctttttctaatTTCCTTTTGTGTTGATTCCTTGATAAATATTAGAGATTTACATGCCAGTAGGAAATACAGATAATTTAGtgctttttattttataatattattttataaatgAGTTTAAATGGAGAGACATGGACTGTGAGGATTCATATCCCTAACCCGTACTTGCTTGAGATTATGGTATAGTTGTTGATTCCTTGATAAATGCATAtgtgggtgtgtttggtatgaaggaaaatgttttaCGGGGGAAAATGATTtccagaagaaaaaaaaaagtgaattttcTTGCTTCTTTTTTGTTGTTTGGTAATTAAGCAGAATATATTGCCTCAAGAGCATCTTTATATAATATAGGCAAACACTATTGGGTCGGGAAGGGGTGGGGGAGGTGGAAGGTGGGGTTGGGGTGGGGATGGCGGGGGtagtaggggtgggcataataCCGGCCGAACCGAAAAAACCGGCCAAACCGTGAATTTTGGTTTTTCGGTTTCGGTTTAAACGGTTATTCGGTCGGTATGttgtttttaaattattaaatttcGGTGTTTCAGTGCAGTTTACGGTTTTGGTGTTTCGGTTTTCAATTAAACCGAAAAACCAAAATTTTGGACTCATACCCAAACAGGTATGAGTGATGATGACTATAGAttttgaaaatgttggtttatgtttagttaacaatggcatgctgaaaatgttggtttatgtttagtcaacaatggcatgccaattggaagagttggtggaaagagttggtgtggatgctaggaggaagcttcctcctttgatgtcacccatgacatcaagaggaggtagtttgatgtcagcaatgacatcaagaggaggtctttacctctataaatagatgcactccttcacttgtagaaatcatcccaaaataatacaatacattgtagtgagtagagagttaagagagaaattctcttaagtgtaattgggaaatctccccttcctttgttaatattaaaaggacaattgttctctggtggacgtaggattattttgatccgaaccacgttaaatcttgtgttctttcttttacgtttccgctaacaattggtatcagagcgacaggatcctttaacgatccaaggaggaagaacaagcaaatatgagttccatgaagtttgaaattgatagattcaatggacgcaacaacttcaatatctggaagatccagatgatggcgttactgcggagggaaggttcaatccatgctattgacagaaagtatcctacggatatatcagctcccgacaaggagaagattgaaggggatgcattgagtgcaatccaactatcccttgcacctaacgtgctttgtgaagtgagtacgggtaccgaagagacggccaaacagttgtgggaaaagctagaagggctataccaagaccgatcagtgacaacaagaatgttgttacaacggcgtcttcacacatttaagatggggtcaggtacttcgttacaagatcatttagatgcgtttaataaacttgtcatggacttacagattgcaggaattaaaagggaggaggagacgcttgcatgtgctttgctattttcattgacttcaggatatcgtgatattgagaattcaatgatgtatagcaaggagcctatcaagcttgagcaagtgcggcaggcacttaactctagtgatgtgcggaggcacattgaaggagatagagatgaccaggcaagtggcctctttgtaagaggccggactagccaacagggaaagaccaaatcaaagcacagatcaaagtctcgtgtgaacaagaagaatacagagtgttggggttgtggcaagaaggggcactttgaacgagattgcccaatgtcaaagtccaaggaaaaggcgagtgcatctacagttgaacaggtacataattttgataatgattatgtactaacaacatcgtgtaataataatagtagttatgaaaacaaatgggtgttagactctgcttgtactctgcatatgacgttccgaaaagactggtttagcagctacgagaaaagtggaggaaccgtagtaatgggcaataatgcaacttgtgcaatagttggcattggctcagttcgggttcgctgccatgatggaatcgtgaggactattacacaagtccgtcatgttcctgatctgaagaagaatttgatctccttgggtactctggatgaacaaggctacaggtacatgagcgaagcaggaactatgaaggtgactaaaggttctttagtcatgctgaaaggcaagctggagaatggcctttacacattggccggaagcaccattgttggctctgcaaatgcatctacagtgcagttatctaatgatgacaaggcaagactatggcacatgagactgggtcatatgagcgcacgtggactggagatgttgagcaatcgtaaacttttggaaggtgagaagatcagcacgcttgacttctgtgagcactgcgttctagggaagcagaagaaggtcagcttcagcactggcaaacacaagacaagaggagtgctagactacatccattcagatttatggggtccttctaaacttccatcgaagggcggaaagaggtatcttctcatttttattgatgatttctcacgaaaggtttgggtgtattttttgaaggcaaaaagtgatgcttttgaagcatttaaagagtggaagattttgattgaaaatcaaatggagcggaaaatcaagtatcttcgcacagacaatggcttggagttttgcaatgaagagtataatgaattctgcaaggttcatgggatctcaagacataggactgtcaggcataccccacagcagaatggagttgccgagagaatgaacagaactcttcttgaaaaggctcgttgtatgctcctacaagccaaaatgtccaaagtattttgggctgaagcagttcacactgctgctcatattgtcaatcgatctccagcatcggcaattgactttaagactccgaatgaggtatggtcaggtgaaccctctaactattcatacttacgagtatttgggtgtccagcttattatcacgttaatgaaggaaagcttgaaccaagggctaagaaggccatattcgtagggtatgtggatggagtaaaagggtacaaactttggtgtttgtctttactcaaatttatagttagtagagatgtcaccttcgatgaatcctctatacttgatccccgtaaagtttccgtggagttttcaggaaacaagaacaacgagcaggtggagcttccggtggagcttgccaaggaaaaggatcaagagactcaggttaaagatgagtcagaagatgtaggcgttgaagaacttgctgtcaatgaaccatacacaattgcgaaggggagggagaagaggcaaacacgagaaccggaacgccttataaatcaagcaaacttgattgcatatgcgttcgtagctgcacaagaagagattaaagatctggagccctcctcgtatattgaagcaacttcttgcaaggatgccgcacaatggcggttagccatgactgaagagatggagtctcttcacaagaatcagacatgggtcttagtgaaaagacaaaaggggaagaggacagttggatgcaagtgggtctaccgaaagaaagagggaatttctgaagtggaagatgttaggttcaaggcgagattggttgcaaaaggtttcagccaaaaggagggaattgactacaatgagattttctctccggtcgtgaagcatagctcaattcgcgtgctactagcattggttgcacaatttgacttggagcttcaacagcttgatgtcaaaactgctttcttacacggtgatctagaagagacaatctatatggatcaacctgaaggtttcctagctgagggaaaagaagatcacgtatgccaactaaagaagtctttgtatggtttgaagcaatcccctagacagtggtacaagaggtttgatgcattcatgactacacatgaattctcaaggagtgcatttgatagttgtgtgtatcacaagaagatgtctggtaactcaatgatttatttactgttgtatgttgatgatatgcttattgctgctaacaacattacagagataaatgctttgaagaaactattgagtaaggaatttgacatgaaggatttaggagctgcaaagaaaatccttggtatggagatttcaagagaagacgatgttgtacatctttctcagaagaggtatattgaaagggttctcgagagattcaatatgcaaacgtgcaagcctgtaagtacaccattagctcctcattttaaactttcagagtcacaaatgcctcagtccgaggatgaggtggagcatatgtcaaagattccttatgccagtgcagttggtagtattatgtatgctatggtatgcacacgtccagatattgctcaatctgtaagtgtggtaagtagatacatgtccaacccaggaaagaggcattgggaagctgtcaagtggatattgagatatttcaaaggagcttctggtgttggtcttacctttcgaaaaagtggtacaggtatttcaattctcggttatgtggattctgactatgcaggagatcttgacagaagaaggtccacaactggatacatctttaccctcgttggcagtgccgtcagttggaagtcgactttgcagtcgattgtcgctttgtctacgacagaagcagaatacatggcagcagcggaggcggtaaaggaagctatctggttgaaaagtttagtagcggaattgagtttggttcagctggaatcaactcttagatgtgatagtcagagtgctattcatctaatgaaaaatcagagatttcatgagcgcactaaacacattgatgtcagatttcattttattcgagatgttattgatgagggaactatcaaggtcgtgaaggttatcacagatgataatgctgcagacatgttgaccaagatagtcccgctcgctaagtttgcacactgcaaggacttggcgggggtgtgcatcaactgatgcaactccgaagagaacagttgctaggtggaggtggtatgttcaacaatggtttgattcttcttgtttcttacaacggggttgcccagtaagcttagaagttttggccagagttgttcacacgctcgaaacgcaaaccaaggtggagattgaaaatgttggtttatgtttagttaacaatggcatgctgaaaatgttggtttatgtttagtcaacaatggcatgccaattggaagagttggtggaaagagttggtgtggatgctaggaggaagcttcctcctttgatgtcacccatgacatcaagaggaggtagtttgatgtcagcaatgacatcaagaggaggtctttacctctataaatagatgcactccttcacttgtagaaatcatcccaaaataatacaatacattgtagtgagtagagagttaagagagaaattctcttaagtgtaattgggaaatctccccttcctttgttaatattaaaaggacaattgttctctggtggacgtaggattattttgatccgaaccacgttaaatcttgtgttctttcttttacgtttccgctaacagaTTTAATGACTACAGATTTAATGACTACTGGCTATAGAAACAACAATACTTACACAtccaaaatggaagaaaacgCCATACAAGAAGCTGCAGCTGGTTTACAAAGCGTTGAGAAATTAATCAGATTGCTCTCTCAATCTCAAAACCATTCACAAAAGCAAAAACAGAGTTTTCAAGATCCGTCTATAAAAACTAACTCCACTTTAGAGTTTTCAGCAAATTACCTAGCAGTAGCAGCAACTTGCTGTATTAATCAAAATTTTGAACCGTTAATAACCGAAAAACTAAATCGAAAGTAACCGAACCGAACCTTGAAAAAACCGCACCGAACCGTAAATACTCTGGTTTGATGTGGTTATTAATATTACAAAACCGAAAACCGATAAACCGAACCGTACTTTCATAATAATCGACCGAACCGACCGACGCCCACCCCTAGGGGCAGGGGTGGGGTGTTGGGGATGAGAAGGAGATAATTAGTGTGGAATGCCATTTTGATATGTTTACACACACTCAATGTGAGTCCATCTGCTCcattgcaacaacaacaacaacccagtaaaatcccacaagggggtctggggagggtagaatGTACCCAGACCTTTCCCTTACCCCAAGGGGATAGAAATGCTGTTTCCGGAAGACTCTCGGCTCAAGTAGACAAAAAAAGAGACAATATATCAGTATTATCAACATAAAACAATagaaaacaatagaaataatTACCTGCATGTGGGCTACTGCAAGTTGTGTGGTGGATAAGACCAAATGTGTGTAAGCTGGCATGGACACAATATATACACACAGATACACAAATATAACCCACCTTTTTTTATTAGATCATAAATATATATGTGAGAAATCCTGAAAGATAGTAGTAATATAAATTTAAGTTTAGAACCCATATTTCAATGAACTCAAAACCATGAACCTATTAAATTTAAATATTGGATCGTCCTTGTGTGTGCGCACACACatctgtatgtatatatataggaaCATACACACCAAAATATTGGTAGAGTCAAAGGTCATGGTTGCGCCTGCATCACTGTTAACAAGGTACATGAATCACTTTTTGCTTACCGTTTAATTGAAAGGCCATTAAGTGTGCATTGTT
This region includes:
- the LOC104237214 gene encoding probable plastid-lipid-associated protein 11, chloroplastic — protein: MATCFSLPATRTSFMHFPSNPKSYKIHCSSLTSQSLSAKDNLLRLISDQERGLKTQSDPQKLSEIIKAIDDLAAIGRDTVTTDASLSATWRLLWTTEKEQLYIIKTAAPFFGTKAGDVLQVIDVEKGTLNNVITFPPDGVFFVRSTIDVASSQRVNFRFTSAVLRGKKWEFPLPPFGQGWFETVYLDDEIRVVKDIRQDYLVVERAPYTWKE